Below is a genomic region from Numenius arquata chromosome 8, bNumArq3.hap1.1, whole genome shotgun sequence.
CGTAAGACCAATATTGTTCACACAGGAAATTTGGGGGGCAAACTGTCAGCTGTCCCTCACTCTCACCTACTGTCACCTGCGGCTGGAAGAGCTTCCTGGCTGCAGTTGGCTTTGGGTTCTTGCCCAAAGCGACTGACCACatgggcacagtggtggtgccaccTCAAACCCTGAGCAGAGTCTGAAGGGCCACCTGGGGGAACTGAAACCTTTCCGTGCGAGTCACCAGCCCCTTCTGCTGACCTGTGGACCGGTCGAGTTCATCCTCTGCCTGTTTTCCTTCCCAGTAGGATGTTTAACAGCAGGAAAAGGGATGTTTTACAGGGCAATTCTTCAAGGTGAAAAAGCTCCACCTTTTTAATTTGGCTGTTCTTTATCAATACAGCTGTCTCTCATCCTTTTGCTGGTGGATTTCGAGCCGAATCCTTAGTGGATTGAAATGGAGGTTTATTAGGGTAAATGTAGCTTACGTAGCCTGTTAATATTCggagttttggggtggttttttttgtagcGCAGGGTCTGTAAAGAAGGCTCCGGGCTGGGAAGGTGGCCGGGCTGCGAGCCGTTCGGCCGCCGCAGGGCCCCTTTTGTCGCCGGGTCCTTTCCAGCAGCCGGTGCCTACACCCGGTTCCTCCTCATCCCCTCGGGGGCGGTGCCGGTCCCAGACCCGGTCCCGCCCCGGAAGGCGATGGCGACGGCGATGGCGGcggtggggatgctgctgctgcggcgggggcggccgccgccaccGGGGCTGGGACCGGGACCGCGCCGGTACCGGTACAAGGAGAAATGGGTGAGCGGGTCCTCGTCGCGGGGGCTGCCCTGCCCGCCCATCCTGCACCCCTTTTCCCCCCGTTACACCCCCTTTCTCCCCTCTCATCCCCTCCTACCTTATTTCGGTCCTTCCCCCGCTGTGATCTCTCCCTCTGTCGCCTCTTTCCCCCTTACGCTTTCATTGCACCCCCCTTCCTATGtcctctctcccccatcccaccttcTTTATGCCTCCTCTTGTCCCCATTCCACCCCTCGTTgcaccccctctcccttccctttttaTCCCAGTTTACCTTGCCATTCCACCCCTCTAATCTCCTCATTTCACTCCCTTGCACCTCTCGTTGCACCCCCACACCCATTGCACCCCTGTTACACCACTCCATACGCAGCTGTTCCCCTCCTCCCATGCCCACCCCGTGCCCCCAGCCCCATTCGGCCATTCCCTGTCCTGAACGCTCCCCCCGGAGACCACCATCCCACAGGTGTTGGGGGCACAGTCACTTTCTGGGGCTGCAGAAGAACCCCGGGGGCTTTAGGCAGTGCAGAACCTGGCGCTGGATtctcccaaaaaaaaccaaacccttgaggctggggaagggggtacTGGAATGTTGAGGTATTTTGTCTTTTAACATCTCcggtgttttttcccccaaaaaggcTGCCACGGCCCCCCGCATCCCACCCACGCGGCTGGCCCTGCACCACTTCGACGTGAACTACAGCCTGCAGCTGAAGGACCAGTGGCCCTCGGTCCGCGCTGGCCTCCTCTGCGAGCAGAAGTATGGTGCCCTCCTCAACAGCTTCTCTGCTGTCCACCACGTCgcccaggagctggagctgctcaaCGCCACCGATTTTGTTTCCGAAGGCCCCAAAAAGGCGCAGCCATGGCAGCGGGGCGCAGCTGCGGAGGAAGCGGGGAGAGAGGAAAGCGTGTCCCAGGAGGGGCCTGGCGAGGGCAGGACGGTGACGCAGGCAGAGATGTCACCGCCGCTTCTTGCCTCCATCACCTCCAACATCAAGTGCTACACCTTCCCCAGGGGCGACATCACGCGCTTTCGCCCTGCACGGTGAGACATCCCTGGGACAGGACCACCCGCTGTCACTGCCAACCTCAGGGGCTGCACGTGGGTCAGCACCTGCTGCTTCTGCAcgtccccatcctcacctccaacttgctcttcccttttccccttgcaCGTTTGCTTTTTTTTACTCAAACTGGTGGTTTCCAGGCCGGACACCCTGGGTCTCCTTGACTATTATCTCATGGATGCAGCAtctctcctgcctgtcctggcGCTCAACGTGCAGCCGGATGACTTTGTTCTCGACCTCTGTGCGGCTCCGGGTGGCAAGActctggctctgctgcagactgGGCTTTGTGGTAAGTGACGGTGAGTGTTCCTTGTCCCCGTGCGTAAAGCAGGGCTGGGAGTGTGTTTTAGACGTTAACTGGCCCATTAATGTCTGACCGTTAATTGTCTCTGGTTGTAAGAGTTGGGAATCAGGTGTGGTTTTGCTAGAGTAACATTCCCCGTGTGCCTTTTTTATCCTCTCAGGGCATCTGGCAGCCAACGACATCTCCATCTCCCGGACAAAGAGGCTGTACCAGATTCTCCATAGCTACATTCCCGGAGAAGTCAGGGAAACCGTGAGTGTCACGTCCTGCGATGGACGGGACTGGGGGCAGCTGGAAGGTGGCACTTTCCATAAGGTAGGTGATGGGGAACCGGTGCAGATAAACCCGTCTAGTTTAGTTTCCTCCTGTTTCAGAGGAGGACAGCAGCTTATCCTGCAGTATAATTGTGTAGTTTTCCACATATGGAGCAATATTTCCTCCTGCAGGATCTGGTGCATATGGGCATCCGCAGTCGTACCTGTATTTACCTGTGTAATACCCCTTTAAAATCCTGCTCTAATCCATCACCTGGAAAATGTAAGGGTTAGATAATTCTTGTTTCTCAGCCACCCAGCCGTTGGGAGCTGGGTCTGTTACCCCAGGTGGTGTCACTGTAGGAGCTCTGGCCGTGCATGGTTGCAGCCACAGGTGCTGCAGTAAGGCCTGCCAGGGAAGCACACGGTGTAGAAACGTTAAACGAGGACACGTGTGAGAGTGTGATGTTATCCGCCGTTTCTGTGTCTTGTTTACACATTCCCGAAATGCAAAAGCAGCCAGACGAGTTGGGGTTTGGTGGGTGCACACCTGTGCTCCATCACCATCACCTAGGGAGGGCACCGGGAGCTGCTGGGTGTGTGGGGAGGGCGGAGGAGTTGGGCAAGGGGCAGGTTGCGCCAGGAGGCTCTCTGAACTTGGCCTGAGCCCAGGGTTGATGTAagacctctgctgctgcaggtccTGGTGGATGTGCCCTGTACGACAGACAGGCACTCTGTCATGGAGCAGGACAACAACATCTTCCACAAGAGGAGAACCAAGGAGCGTCAGATGTTGCccatgctgcagctgcagctgctgatgTGAGTGAGCTTGATGCTATTTTGGTGCTGTTTTGTGTTACGGTTGCAGCTCTCCATGGCCAGCACTGAAACCTCTGCTTACTTTGTGTCCCCAGCTGGGACATGTGGCAACCATGGGTAGTTTTCTGCAATGGCAGTAGTCGAACACATCAAATCATAATAAGAAGGTGCAAAAGTTTTTGGGCAGATTAAATGTCCTTCCTGTCTCCAGCAGTAGCCATAGGAGGTAGGGAGTGTTCCCTGAGGAACAGGATGGGTCTAGCGTTGTGAAGATCACATAGTGTGATGATCTCCTGGGTCCTGGCAGTCAGCCTGGGGAGATTCCCGAGTGTCCACATCATGGgaggacatagaatcataaaatcgtctaggttggaagggacctttaagatcatgtaatccaaccatcaacctaactgataaaaaaaaaaaagacatcactaaaccatctcactaagcactatgtcagcccgtcttttaaatacctccagggatggtgcctcaaccacttccctgggcagcccgctccagtgcttaataaccctttcagtgtaaaaatttttcctaatatccaatctgaacctcccctggtgcaacttgaggccatttcctcttgtcctgtcgcctgtgactgtGAGCTGGGGCAATAAGGGAACAGCTTAGAGAGACCTGTGGCAGGGCTTGAGCTGCGAGAGCCTCTTCCCCTGTACGAACTCTTGTCCCATTCCCGTGGAGATGAGCGCAGGATTACTCCTTCCAGCTGCTCTCCAGTAGTGTCTCTCCCACGTGAACTACTTATCAATCCAGGCATCTATTTGACCCATATTTCCCTGGTCTAAAACGTTCCTCAAGTTGCAGTGACACAGTGAGGCTGCTGAGCCTGTGGACTTCAAGGAGGTTTGTCTCTCGCCTCCTGTGAGTTACGTTCTGGCTTCCCAGTTTCGGTGGGTGGGAATGCTGGTGTCCCACCCAGTCCTCTTCTGCCCGTGACGGTGTGTGTGTTCATCTTGCCTGCAGGGCTGGGATCCTCGCCACCAAGCCGGGAGGGGAGGTGGTGTATTCTACGTGCTCCATCTCCCCGCTGCAGAATGAGTACGTGATTGAGAGAGCGGTAGAAGTCGCAGAAGCCCAGTATGACATCAGGATCCACGTTGAGGACTTGAGCCACTTCAGGACGCTCTTCcaggacacattttccttcttctcGGATTGCCGGCTGGGGGAGCTTGTTCTGCCTCACCTCACAGCCAACTTTGGACCTATGTACTTCTGCAAATTGCGTCGGATGTAGAAGGGGAGACAGACTATACCTGTAGGCTACCAGGAAATACCCCAAATTTCCAGGGAAAGCAAAACcactttatatttatttttctttttaaaatgaccCAAAGGAAGTTGCTTTTTTACTGCAGAGATAGAGAATAAATGAGAAAGATTTGCTGTGGAAGCTCCTGCATATTTGTCTGTTTGAGACAGAGGTTAAAGACCTCtaggaaagaggaagagatctTACCAGAGGGAGTGATTTATCCATCTCTCTTGGGATGGGGTAAATGGCCCTGTGTGGatgctgctctctccctcctgtcCGACTGCTTTGATCGTACATGAGCAGGTTTGGGTTAATAAACACCATCTGGGGATCTCAGCCTTTCTGTTCCAGATCTCACTTTCTGGGTAATTGACTTGCATCTGTCTCTGCTTATCTCCTACCTTCAGGAAAAGCGGCCCAAGGTCCCGAAATAAGAGGTTCTTAAGAACGGCCCCTGCTGTGAGGTTGGAAACGTGCTTGGGATACTCGAGATCTGGTGATGAAAAAAGCTTGGTGCTGTGGAAATGCCAGTGGCTGTTGCTGTCCCTCACGGACAGGAAAGCTGTGGTTGAGAGTGAAGGTGTGAATGCTCTCATGCTAGATGCCATTTATTGTCCAGGGGGAAGATGTTTGCATGATTTTAAGTAAGAACTCTGCATTCATACAATCCTAGCCATCAGTGAAGGATTACCAGAGTTTATGATGAGAGTTGCTTAatagctacatttttatttttgtgagcaAAATACAGTGATGGGGAGGGTAGACGTGGCTGTATTCCTTACAGGGCAGCCCATAGTTACATCCATATGAAGTTACTCCAGTGCCAGCAAGAAAATACTGCTGAGCTTTTGTAATCCTTGTCTCtcaggagaagcagcacagatGAAAATGAGGGTGAACCCCATCCATGTCCATCCCTCTAGGAAGGTGCAGTTCATAGATTTATCGTCGTTAGAACCCAGCTTAAGCCAGTCCTGCCCTCTGCATGGCATCCTGGTTCCTTACAGGATCCGTGCTTATTGGCAAGGAGGGGGGGTCAGgaaatggcttttccttcctccttccctcctcgcTGTAGTCTTTGTGATTCCAATTGTAAAGGAGAAGTCGTGCAGCGCCGTCCCTTCCACCTCTGGCCCTGCAGGCGTGGGACCATGGAGGCTATGCCGCTTTCTTCTTGCGGCTGAGGGTCTCCACCTCCTTCATCAGTCGGAGACACAGCTCCTCCCTCCACGGCAAGGCCACGCACTGCACGGCCACGGGCAGCCCCACGGCTCCTGCCACAGCCTGCAGCGGGGGCACAAGTGGTAAGGGCTTACAGGGGCAGGTTGGACCTCCAGTGGCTTTTGGCAACTTGGTTTAGGCACGTGGCTCATCCCGGAGAGTTGGGGAGGTTGGAGACTGAGCCCTGCCACTCCAGCAGTGTTAGTGCGCTGGGGCAGAGGCTCTTGAAGCCTTCCTTGAAGAAATGGTTGCTAAATCTTGGGCAGCGTGTTTACGACATCTCCCCGCACACTCCCTGGCCATTTCTGTCTTGCAGTCAAATCCCTTTTCCTTCAGCATCCTCACTCCTGATCTGTGCTCCACTGACAGCCTGGGCCTGGTGAAGGCATCACGGAGCAGGAGGGAAGTGCAGTGCAATACTGTGGGCTGCGGCTGTCACAAGGACCTACTCGAAAGAAGCCTTGCTGCATGGCTTCTTTCTGGTTTCAGCCTATAATCCATCCTGGGGGTGCTACCCCGCAACCCCAAAGCTTAGTCACTTACGGTTTGGGGGCTTGGGAGAAAAAGATTTGCAAAGGGTATATAaagaagagattattttctttgcagtgtGCCCATATTGATGGAGACATTTAGTGAAACTATTTCGTTTCAGTGAAACTATTACTTGAACACCCATCAGCAGTCTCAGCTCCACCACTTTCCATGTCACGTACCTGTTTCAGCGTCCGGTCCCAGCGGTCATCACAGTATCCTTGGTAAAGCTTTAGCTCTTCCTCATCGGCCTCTGTCACTGTACTGACAGGTACAACACCAGCAGGGAAGTTCAAGACATTGTAGAGCATCGTGGAGGAGATGGCAGCtgagagaagcagaagagagaatGCAGGTAGTGACACCCTCCTGCAAACTTACAAGTTACGTATCCACTGAAGCCCCTGAgaaacagctgctgctgggaggagagatTGCGCAGGGTTGGTCACCTACAGGTCCAAGTTCTACTGCAAGAAACAACTGACATCAGATCACTTCATCCATGTGTCTGTCTCCATCTCCTCAGATAGCTTTATGGtagttatttttccttcctaatgCTCATAAAATACTTTGGTGGGTGGTGAAGCTCCGTGGTAGCAGACATTTCTGTCCAGTCTCAGCCACTGTGGTCCTCTGCCCTCCCAAGAAGGTTCCAAACTCACTTACTGAGGAGCTTCCCAGGGTATCCCGTGGTGAAGGCAGGCCCCAGGACCGGGCACAGCACAACATCCAGCTGGAGTTCCCTCCACCGGGCGATGAACTCGGTGCGATATGccttggggaggagaggggagatgaCATGGAGGACATGTCCATGCCTGGAGCATCATCACTTCTCCAGGGTATGCACCAGGCTCTGGCATGGccaaggaggcagcagcaggtggCTGTGCTTGCGGGAAGAGGCAAGGGGGTGTGTAAGTGTTTGCCTCCACAGCACATGGCCAGACTGTGGCTGGGAATTGGAAAGGTCCCTCTTTAGCTGTGCCTACCCCAGGACAGCCTTCATTATGCTGGGACCGTCAAGTAGGGGCATTTGGGCATGAGCACTGTGGGCAACCCAACTGGCTGGGTTGACCCAAAAGTCCCTCTGCCCCATTCTTTGCTCTCTTCGGTGCTTTTTCCTCCgccttctcttcttcccagcaccCCCCTGCATGATCCCTTTcctaactgaaaagaaaaggttGGATGACCCTCCAACCTGGCACTTGCCATAAAACCTCAACTTGTAACACGATGCCGGAGAGAAAAGTCCTCAAAACATACCTGTATTTCATGATGATGATTCCACATCTCCTTCACTGACCTGCAAGTGGAAATCATGGCAACATTTCTAAGCTTCAAGAGGAAGAGGAATTGCTTAAATAATCCTCCAGGATGATAAGCCCCGATGATTTTAGTAATTATTTAGAACAATACATCTTTCCCAATTTCTCTAAAGCTTCCTTTGGCGTTTGGCCAAGCAATTAAGCAACAAACGTCTGGAAGCGGTAGAGAGAAGGTTTCTCTTGTGAGTCTGGATTTAGTACTTATCTCTGCCACAGGTTTCCTGTATGACTTTATCCATCCAAGTCCCTCAGTCCTTCCAGGATAACACTAGGGGCACTGCAGCACTGGGGAGATGTATTCCTAAAAGCTGAAGCCATGCCCAGGATGGAGGGACAGCCCCTGCAGACAGCAGGTCAGAGCCTGTCGTGAATCCCTTCTCCCTCACCACACCCTGGACACTTAGAGAAGGTACCGTTCGTTTTTATAGACATCCCTGGGGACAATACCACCATACCTCATTCCGGCCAAGGCACTCAGATAGTCAGCCAGGCGGGGAAACTGGAAAGGCAAGAGGTTCCTGTGAGGGACATGACATGGGGGTGCAGCAACTTGTGCCATcccaggaaccccccccccagttctgTCCTGTCTCCGTTCCTGGAGATGCTGCACTGAGGGTGAATGGTGGTGATGCTCCTCATGGTTCTGAATGTACTTGGCTTCCAGCTTCTGGTTGTTGATTCCCGATTTATTTCTTGATTCCCAATTTCTATGATTTATTTCAGCCACATATTTACTGCTCACAAAGGAATGCACTGACCTTaatctttcattatatttttgataaatcaaacatttttttttagcttggtaTCTCACAGAAACAAGAACTCTGCAAGCACTTTGATTGCCCCCCGCTCACTGCTACCTTTTTGACCTTGTCAGCTGAGAACACCCCAACTGGAGAAAGAGGCAGGGAAAatggaggatggaggagagaagcCCTATGAAAGGATGCTCCACTGGTGAAACGGCTACAGTGAGGGCCAGCCCTTATTAGTCACCAGGAATCCCCATAAAGGGGTGATCTTTGGGAGGCGTCCAACACAGGGATAGACCTTCAACCTCCAGTCCCTCTGCTGCAGTAATCCCAACACATGAATCTGTAGGAAACTGGGCACTGCTAGGTCTAGCATTTAAAGAGCCACTTGCTGTGGGCTCTGCATTAATCTTTTATAACTCTTGGCTGGTCCTTCTCTCATTTCCCTTTGTGCTGGATAAATCCCAGCAGGGGTCTATAAAAGACCTTCCAAAGTGATAGCATGTGCCTTGACCTGAAATCCCAGTGTTTCCAGTTAAAGGTGTCTCTCAGTACCATCACGCTTTCAAGCATCTCAAGGGCTTGCTGACTCCACTCTGCTTTGAGCCTGAGGCCAAGGACTCACCAGAGGTTTCAGAATCAGAGCCAGCAGCTTCTTCCCCAGCCTTGGGATCTTGCAGTCATTCACCTGTGATTTCAAGCTTGGATCTACAATACCTCCTGTGCTGAGAGATGACAAGAGAAGGGGATCAGGCCAGAGAAGCTGTTTGCCCTCAGAAACCTGAGTATCTCCCATTTGGGGTGGGAGAGACGGGCTCATTTTGCCTGTGCGCTGTGCTCAGGgccgtggggatggaggtgtTTTACAGCACTGCAGCCTACTTACAACACATCCAACCAAGCACGGCCTCCATCAgcaaaaaaagtcttcagaaacAGTTCAGTCATGACATAGTGGATCCGAGGTGGAGAAAAGGGCACCAACTGCACCAAAACACAAGATTATGTGGCAGCCTGGGGATGTGAATAGTTTCCAACTGTGGATATATTTCAAAGGCAgagcagcacctccctgggctCCACACACTGACAGAGGGCCCAGTTCAACCCTTTACCAGCCCAGGCATCTCCCCGTATGGTTATTCCTCCCTAATAGTTGTTTGGCTCAGCTCTGAGATCTCTCCAGAGCTGTTTCCTCCTCCATCCTGCTCCAGGCAGTCACTGAGCCAGAACCTGCACCATTTTCCTGCCTGTCCCAGCAGAATTACATCTCTCAGACATGGACTCACTTGCATGTTTCCACAGGCAGGTCTAGATGGAGGGAAAGGTATTTCTCATCCTGTGCCCCATGGCCCTTTTCCCTCAGTGGCCCAGGAAGGAGAGAGGTCTCcatggaggagggagaaaaacaccTCTCAGAGCCCTGCTGGGGTAGGACAGACCTAGAAAATGCTAGGAGCGAACTCCCAGGGTCAATTACATCACTTTATGGATCCTGCTGTCTGGTGCGGACCACAGCCACCAGGAGAGCAGAGATGGATTCATTACACCTCCGGCAGATACAATTTTGCTAATTGCTAGTGCTGTTTCCCCACGAGAGGCACTGCTGCCCCGGgtaggtgtgtgtctgtgttgtgtTACGTGGCTGTAGTAACTTAACCTCATACCTGTGGTGGGTCTTGGGGGCTACAGTGTGGTTTCTGGAAGGTGATTTCGGCAGCGAGGAGCCAAGCTGGGGACACTTCGGGAAGAAAGAGCGTGGGGTGGTTGTGCTCACCTGGTGGCCGGCTGTCTGCAGAGCCCCCCTGGTTTCCTGCAGCGCTCGTCGCATGcaagggggcagggggaagtaGCCGTCCGTGTCGTAGTACCCGACCcgcagaggagcagagctggagtaCACCTGAGGCAAAGAGCCACCGGTCAGGCATTTCCAACCCTGCTGGGGGTAGGACCGCCCCCGTGATGAAGCCTACTGCAGAAGGGGACAAAAGCTCCAGATGTTAGGGAGTAACTAATTTTCTTATGGTTTCCATAGGTTACCCTTTCCAAATGTCCACCCCTGCCTTTTTCTCCAGCctccccttcatccctcccttCAGACAGAGCACAGCCACTCAAGACCAGCAGGTTCAACCAATGCTACCAAGGAAAAACCTCCTGAAGTTCAtctgctgcagagggaaaggaaatgtCCTCAGCCAAGAGATTTGCTGTGGGAGTTTCTGATTTTTATCTCATCTTCCCCTAAAAATCCCCAGCTTTTTGCTCCTGGTGTTGCCTTCCTCCCCAGTCTTTTCTGAGGTCTCTCCATCTGATAAGTTACACGCCAACTGAGATGCCAGAAAGGATAACTACTTATTAGTTACTTATTAATACTacctatttttttctaataattatgAATTATGCCCTCTGAGAGAGCTAACAAGCTACTGCAAAACCAGTACTGTAAAGATAACTGGACCCTTAAAGAATGCATACATTGAGCATGCAGCATCCTCAAAAGAACCAGGGGTTGCTGACTTAAGGACTCACCTCCTCATTgaaggggatggggggcacagtGGGATCCAGCCGGAACATCTCCTGGCAGAGCAGCGCCTTCATGCAGAGGGCCAGGCTGTCCACGTCCCTCGCCATCGGCCCCAGCGCACAAGGAACTGGAGAGGGACGAGAGCACATGCCCACATTAAGCAAATGGGTGTGACAAACACTAGTCCATCGCTCTGCACAGCTACGTTGTCTGCAAGGGTTGATCAGGCAATGAGGTGGGATGTTTCAGATGGACTCCAGACAGATCTTGGTTGTCTCAGGCTTTTCTCAGGCCTAGAGGACTCTTCACAGCATATagggaaaagcaattaaaaattcaTGTACCTGCCAGGATCCCATTGAGTGGGTCACTTGCTCCAGACAggctgtgggaaaagaaaaagaagtatatTGTCATTTCAGTAACGGTGAGACATTCCCAACATGTTTGAATAGCATAGTGAGGTCTTCTGTTCGGGACCCAAACCAGAAGGAAATTATTAGAAGTATTTGATTTGAGtcacatgaaacagaaaaatcctaAACCCCAACAAATCTTAATTTTGGTTTAATTGTTCAATGTTCAATTTGGGCATTATTTAACCACTGTATCCCCCTTTCACTTTTAACTCCAGGCCAGATCTACAATGAGAACACGGCCATTTCCTCACAAAACCTAAAAACGCTGCCTCTTGGGAGCAGTTTTGAGCAAAGCAAGCTGGCCTTTAAGAAACAGTCCTCTCTTGGCCCCCCGGGAAAAGAGTACCTTGCCCCTTCTGCTGAGTTTGACAATTAGCAGGCTCCTTTCTGGGTGGGAAGAGCAGACCCCAGCACCTACCTGAGCCTTTCGGCAGTGGGTTTGAGCCCGCACAGCCCGCAGAAGCTGGATGGCAGGCGGATGCTGCCACCGATGTCCGAGCCGATACCCAGGATGGAGCCTCCCCCTGCAATCAGAGCTCCCTCCCCTCCTGAGGAGCCCCCGGGGCTCTTCTTGTGGTTGAAGGGGTTCAAGGTCTGGCCAAAGATGGGATTGCTGCAGTCgtagctggggagaagaaaaccAGTGAGTGGGTGATCAGGAACAGCCTAATGCCTTGATTTTTTGGCTCTCCCTTGCAGAAGGAATAGCCAACCCCATCCTTCCATTCCATAAATCCCTTGGGACACAGCTCATTCCCGTGAGCCTCTGATCTCCCTCACATGCACAAGCGCACTTGATTTctcttatgtcttcacagctttTTTTGCTCCTTATCTTATCTGAAATTTTTTTCAGTTGAGCTAAGATTGTTGGCAGCAGATGGAAGAGGGACTTACCTGGGAAACGTCTCAGGAGACGGGAAGGAGCCTGTCCCAGGATCTACAGGTTGGGTTTTAGCTTCAGGGGCACAATCAGAGGAAAGATTTCTAATGACATATGTTACCTGAAGAGGGATTGCGGCACATTGGTCATTGCAAATGGGATGGCCCCCTGTTTCTTCAAAACTTTGACTAGGACGCTGTCCTCCTGCGCCACAGTGCCCAGGCACTGCACAAGCCCACAGGTCAACAGATGGCCCTGCAGAGAGGAGAAGTTACAACAGACACGGTAAGTGCAGTTCCCCTCCAGTTTTTGGAAGGATGATCTGGTGTTccctttggtggtggtggtgaggtaCTAAGCCACTCGCTTGCAAGCCTTTGCATGAAGGACCaaggtctccctctccctccatccttgGCAGAGGGCTGCCAAGCACTTACAGGGTTAATGCTTCTCCTGAAGCTGactttgctcttttccatgtATTTCTCTCCCCTGACCCAGATGCAGCTCCATAGGTGCACCAGCTCAGGATCAAACCCAGCGTCCTGCTTCCAAGTGAAGCCACTACTTCCCAGGGAGGGAATATACATCCCAGGCAAACACAGTGTAATCCTTTATCCGTTAGCCTTGGTGTTCGGGGCTTGCTTTGGGCTTAGAGCCATCTTAATTGTCTTGGTAAGTCAACATGGAGGAGACTGCCTAACAGATTCAGCTCAGGGGTGTGTGGTCAGTCCTCACCAGGGCTGGTCTATGAGGGGGACCATGGTATGTCTCATGCACAGGCTCTTTGCTAAGGGGCTCAGTGGCCAGGCTATAGCACAAAAGGGATTTGAGGTTAACAGTTCCTGCTGCTAATGACTTTCTAGAAGCTGAGCCATGTTCTTACCCCTGATAGTGCAAACCTctgagtagaatcatagaat
It encodes:
- the NSUN4 gene encoding 5-cytosine rRNA methyltransferase NSUN4 isoform X3 — translated: MATAMAAVGMLLLRRGRPPPPGLGPGPRRYRYKEKWAATAPRIPPTRLALHHFDVNYSLQLKDQWPSVRAGLLCEQKYGALLNSFSAVHHVAQELELLNATDFVSEGPKKAQPWQRGAAAEEAGREESMSPPLLASITSNIKCYTFPRGDITRFRPARPDTLGLLDYYLMDAASLLPVLALNVQPDDFVLDLCAAPGGKTLALLQTGLCGHLAANDISISRTKRLYQILHSYIPGEVRETVSVTSCDGRDWGQLEGAQYDIRIHVEDLSHFRTLFQDTFSFFSDCRLGELVLPHLTANFGPMYFCKLRRM
- the NSUN4 gene encoding 5-cytosine rRNA methyltransferase NSUN4 isoform X2 is translated as MATAMAAVGMLLLRRGRPPPPGLGPGPRRYRYKEKWAATAPRIPPTRLALHHFDVNYSLQLKDQWPSVRAGLLCEQKYGALLNSFSAVHHVAQELELLNATDFVSEGPKKAQPWQRGAAAEEAGREESMSPPLLASITSNIKCYTFPRGDITRFRPARPDTLGLLDYYLMDAASLLPVLALNVQPDDFVLDLCAAPGGKTLALLQTGLCGHLAANDISISRTKRLYQILHSYIPGEVRETVSVTSCDGRDWGQLEGGTFHKVLVDVPCTTDRHSVMEQDNNIFHKRRTKERQMLPMLQLQLLMAGILATKPGGEVVYSTCSISPLQNEYVIERAVEVAEAQYDIRIHVEDLSHFRTLFQDTFSFFSDCRLGELVLPHLTANFGPMYFCKLRRM
- the NSUN4 gene encoding 5-cytosine rRNA methyltransferase NSUN4 isoform X1, with the protein product MATAMAAVGMLLLRRGRPPPPGLGPGPRRYRYKEKWAATAPRIPPTRLALHHFDVNYSLQLKDQWPSVRAGLLCEQKYGALLNSFSAVHHVAQELELLNATDFVSEGPKKAQPWQRGAAAEEAGREESVSQEGPGEGRTVTQAEMSPPLLASITSNIKCYTFPRGDITRFRPARPDTLGLLDYYLMDAASLLPVLALNVQPDDFVLDLCAAPGGKTLALLQTGLCGHLAANDISISRTKRLYQILHSYIPGEVRETVSVTSCDGRDWGQLEGGTFHKVLVDVPCTTDRHSVMEQDNNIFHKRRTKERQMLPMLQLQLLMAGILATKPGGEVVYSTCSISPLQNEYVIERAVEVAEAQYDIRIHVEDLSHFRTLFQDTFSFFSDCRLGELVLPHLTANFGPMYFCKLRRM
- the LOC141467264 gene encoding vitamin D3 hydroxylase-associated protein-like, with amino-acid sequence MIQLPLRQLLPEREVDHSAALALLCSSAAAVVVWKWLDKRQIQKKMEEARRTRDEGLKKMAKIVQQFRDQVPSVQMDAILSLSLLELSGRLREESLSPKTVLYTYLEKALEVTQQTNCLRHFIPECEEQLQEIQQQEEKGLLYGIPISIKDHIGYKGHLLTCGLVQCLGTVAQEDSVLVKVLKKQGAIPFAMTNVPQSLFSYDCSNPIFGQTLNPFNHKKSPGGSSGGEGALIAGGGSILGIGSDIGGSIRLPSSFCGLCGLKPTAERLSLSGASDPLNGILAVPCALGPMARDVDSLALCMKALLCQEMFRLDPTVPPIPFNEEVYSSSAPLRVGYYDTDGYFPLPPCMRRALQETRGALQTAGHQLVPFSPPRIHYVMTELFLKTFFADGGRAWLDVFTGGIVDPSLKSQVNDCKIPRLGKKLLALILKPLFPRLADYLSALAGMRSVKEMWNHHHEIQAYRTEFIARWRELQLDVVLCPVLGPAFTTGYPGKLLTAISSTMLYNVLNFPAGVVPVSTVTEADEEELKLYQGYCDDRWDRTLKQAVAGAVGLPVAVQCVALPWREELCLRLMKEVETLSRKKKAA